In Prunus dulcis chromosome 2, ALMONDv2, whole genome shotgun sequence, a single genomic region encodes these proteins:
- the LOC117617190 gene encoding histone H3-like centromeric protein HTR12 isoform X1: MARVKHTANRKDNKSSRNQPGGRSPAPSPATQPEPSGRTQRSERNSPKTPGTQKKKRPQRNAPTTPETQRKKRRFRPGTMALREIRHFQKTCSLLIPAAPFIRAVREVSNNLSHGSIRWTPDALLAIQEAAEDHLVHLFEDSMLCAIHAKRVTLMKKDFELARRIGGIGRQW, translated from the exons ATGGCGAGAGTCAAACATACAGCTAACCGGAAAGACAATAAATCTTCTCGCAACCAAcctg GCGGACGCTCACCGGCGCCATCACCTGCCACACAACcg gaaccTTCTGGAAGAACGCAGAGATCAGAGAGGAACAGCCCGAAAA CTCCAGGAACACAGAAGAAGAAGCGACCTCAGAGGAATGCTCCCAcaa CTCCAGAAACGCAGAGGAAGAAGCGGCGTTTCAGGCCAGGAACAATGGCTCTTCGGGAGATTCGTCACTTCCAGAAGACATGTTCATTGCTTATCCCAGCTGCTCCTTTCATCAGAGCT GTAAGAGAGGTCTCCAATAATCTGTCTCATGGTTCTATACGTTGGACACCTGATGCTTTATTGGCAATTCAAGAg GCAGCAGAGGATCATTTAGTTCATCTATTTGAAGATTCCATGCTCTGTGCAATTCATGCAAAGCGTGTCACTCTTA TGAAGAAGGATTTTGAGCTGGCTCGTCGAATTGGAGGTATAGGGAGGCAGTGGTGA
- the LOC117617190 gene encoding histone H3-like centromeric protein HTR12 isoform X2 has protein sequence MARVKHTANRKDNKSSRNQPGGRSPAPSPATQPEPSGRTQRSERNSPKTPGTQKKKRPQRNAPTTPETQRKKRRFRPGTMALREIRHFQKTCSLLIPAAPFIRAAAEDHLVHLFEDSMLCAIHAKRVTLMKKDFELARRIGGIGRQW, from the exons ATGGCGAGAGTCAAACATACAGCTAACCGGAAAGACAATAAATCTTCTCGCAACCAAcctg GCGGACGCTCACCGGCGCCATCACCTGCCACACAACcg gaaccTTCTGGAAGAACGCAGAGATCAGAGAGGAACAGCCCGAAAA CTCCAGGAACACAGAAGAAGAAGCGACCTCAGAGGAATGCTCCCAcaa CTCCAGAAACGCAGAGGAAGAAGCGGCGTTTCAGGCCAGGAACAATGGCTCTTCGGGAGATTCGTCACTTCCAGAAGACATGTTCATTGCTTATCCCAGCTGCTCCTTTCATCAGAGCT GCAGCAGAGGATCATTTAGTTCATCTATTTGAAGATTCCATGCTCTGTGCAATTCATGCAAAGCGTGTCACTCTTA TGAAGAAGGATTTTGAGCTGGCTCGTCGAATTGGAGGTATAGGGAGGCAGTGGTGA